In Geotrypetes seraphini chromosome 4, aGeoSer1.1, whole genome shotgun sequence, a single window of DNA contains:
- the IRX5 gene encoding iroquois-class homeodomain protein IRX-5 isoform X2, which yields MHWTTIQGSPYDHTTGMAGSLGYHPYATPLSSYPYGDPAYRKNATRDATATLKAWLNEHRKNPYPTKGEKIMLAIITKMTLTQVSTWFANARRRLKKENKMTWTPRNRSEDEEDEENIDLEKNDDEESNKLDEKGDTEGETGEQKRGPGQGECERLESENLQEKEADVTRSDLDLKDSEERSDLLSGSSKSSTSSPPPDLCQAAQILQDNEDQPHHHLHHHHHHHQQHQLLQNHQHHHPMDLVLSSPGSTSSSSSIGSSSSGGSSNVTSVIHSPPTATSKPKLWSLAEIATSSDKSKENSQVSPGTGQTLCPSMAANSSPPSRSPSSQCPFPNSAMLSRPLYYTSPFYPGYTNYSTFGHLHSHHGSNATTAAPSNTHFNGLSQTVLNRAEALAKETKIRSQSQVDLCKDSPYELKKGMSNI from the exons ATGCATTGGACCACAATCCAG GGTTCGCCCTACGACCACACGACAGGAATGGCTGGTTCTTTGGGATACCATCCCTACGCTACGCCTTTGAGCTCTTATCCCTATGGAGATCCAGCTTACCGGAAAAATGCCACCAGAGACGCCACAGCTACACTGAAGGCCTGGCTGAATGAGCACAGGAAGAACCCATATCCAACCAAAGGGGAGAAAATCATGTTAGCCATCATTACCAAAATGACTCTAACGCAAGTATCTACTTGGTTTGCTAATGCCAGGAGAAGacttaaaaaggaaaataaaatgacTTGGACACCCAGGAACAGAAGTGAGGATgaggaagatgaggaaaacataGATCTGGAGAAAAATGATGACGAGGAATCCAATAAACTGGATGAAAAAGGAGACACGGAAGGTGAAACAG GGGAACAGAAGAGAGGCCCCGGACAAGGCGAGTGCGAGCGTCTAGAGTCTGAGAACCTGCAGGAGAAAGAAGCAGATGTCACCAGGAGTGACTTGGATTTAAAAGATTCCGAGGAAAGAAGCGATCTCCTTTCGGGCTCTTCCAAATCCagcacttcctctcctccccccgaCCTGTGTCAGGCAGCACAGATCCTTCAAGACAACGAAGACCAGCCAcaccaccacctccaccaccaccaccatcaccaccaacAGCACCAGCTTCTTCAAAACCATCAGCACCATCACCCCATGGACCTGGTCCTAAGCAGCCCTGgcagcaccagcagcagcagcagcattggtagcagcagcagtggcggcagcagcaatGTGACTTCAGTGATACATTCCCCTCCTACTGCCACTTCCAAACCCAAACTCTGGTCGCTGGCTGAGATCGCCACCTCTTCAGATAAGTCGAAGGAAAACAGCCAGGTGTCTCCAGGGACCGGACAGACGCTGTGCCCTTCCATGGCTGCCAATTCTTCTCCCCCTTCCAGATCCCCTTCCTCTCAGTGCCCTTTCCCCAACAGCGCCATGCTCTCTCGTCCTCTTTATTATACGTCCCCATTTTATCCAGGCTACACAAACTATAGCACTTTTGGGCACCTTCATAGCCACCACGGATCCAATGCAACCACGGCAGCCCCCAGCAACACACATTTCAATGGATTAAGCCAGACTGTCTTAAACAGAGCTGAAGCTTTGGCAAAAGAGACTAAAATCCGAAGCCAATCTCAAGTAGATCTTTGTAAAGACTCGCCCTATGAACTGAAGAAAGGTATGTCCAACATTTAG
- the IRX5 gene encoding iroquois-class homeodomain protein IRX-5 isoform X1: MCLAMSYPQGYLYQPSASLALYSCPAYSTSVISGPRTDELGRSSSGSAFSPYAGSTAFTASSPGYNSHLQYSTDPAAAAAAAAAFTSYVGSPYDHTTGMAGSLGYHPYATPLSSYPYGDPAYRKNATRDATATLKAWLNEHRKNPYPTKGEKIMLAIITKMTLTQVSTWFANARRRLKKENKMTWTPRNRSEDEEDEENIDLEKNDDEESNKLDEKGDTEGETGEQKRGPGQGECERLESENLQEKEADVTRSDLDLKDSEERSDLLSGSSKSSTSSPPPDLCQAAQILQDNEDQPHHHLHHHHHHHQQHQLLQNHQHHHPMDLVLSSPGSTSSSSSIGSSSSGGSSNVTSVIHSPPTATSKPKLWSLAEIATSSDKSKENSQVSPGTGQTLCPSMAANSSPPSRSPSSQCPFPNSAMLSRPLYYTSPFYPGYTNYSTFGHLHSHHGSNATTAAPSNTHFNGLSQTVLNRAEALAKETKIRSQSQVDLCKDSPYELKKGMSNI, encoded by the exons atgtgtttgGCCATGTCGTATCCTCAGGGCTACTTATACCAGCCGTCGGCTTCTTTGGCTCTCTACTCTTGCCCGGCTTACAGCACCAGCGTGATTTCGGGACCCAGGACCGATGAACTGGGGAGATCTTCCTCCGGTTCAGCCTTCTCCCCTTACGCCGGATCTACAGCCTTCACAGCGTCTTCTCCGGGTTACAACTCCCACCTCCAGTACAGCACGGATccggctgctgccgccgccgccgctgccgCCTTCACGTCCTACGTG GGTTCGCCCTACGACCACACGACAGGAATGGCTGGTTCTTTGGGATACCATCCCTACGCTACGCCTTTGAGCTCTTATCCCTATGGAGATCCAGCTTACCGGAAAAATGCCACCAGAGACGCCACAGCTACACTGAAGGCCTGGCTGAATGAGCACAGGAAGAACCCATATCCAACCAAAGGGGAGAAAATCATGTTAGCCATCATTACCAAAATGACTCTAACGCAAGTATCTACTTGGTTTGCTAATGCCAGGAGAAGacttaaaaaggaaaataaaatgacTTGGACACCCAGGAACAGAAGTGAGGATgaggaagatgaggaaaacataGATCTGGAGAAAAATGATGACGAGGAATCCAATAAACTGGATGAAAAAGGAGACACGGAAGGTGAAACAG GGGAACAGAAGAGAGGCCCCGGACAAGGCGAGTGCGAGCGTCTAGAGTCTGAGAACCTGCAGGAGAAAGAAGCAGATGTCACCAGGAGTGACTTGGATTTAAAAGATTCCGAGGAAAGAAGCGATCTCCTTTCGGGCTCTTCCAAATCCagcacttcctctcctccccccgaCCTGTGTCAGGCAGCACAGATCCTTCAAGACAACGAAGACCAGCCAcaccaccacctccaccaccaccaccatcaccaccaacAGCACCAGCTTCTTCAAAACCATCAGCACCATCACCCCATGGACCTGGTCCTAAGCAGCCCTGgcagcaccagcagcagcagcagcattggtagcagcagcagtggcggcagcagcaatGTGACTTCAGTGATACATTCCCCTCCTACTGCCACTTCCAAACCCAAACTCTGGTCGCTGGCTGAGATCGCCACCTCTTCAGATAAGTCGAAGGAAAACAGCCAGGTGTCTCCAGGGACCGGACAGACGCTGTGCCCTTCCATGGCTGCCAATTCTTCTCCCCCTTCCAGATCCCCTTCCTCTCAGTGCCCTTTCCCCAACAGCGCCATGCTCTCTCGTCCTCTTTATTATACGTCCCCATTTTATCCAGGCTACACAAACTATAGCACTTTTGGGCACCTTCATAGCCACCACGGATCCAATGCAACCACGGCAGCCCCCAGCAACACACATTTCAATGGATTAAGCCAGACTGTCTTAAACAGAGCTGAAGCTTTGGCAAAAGAGACTAAAATCCGAAGCCAATCTCAAGTAGATCTTTGTAAAGACTCGCCCTATGAACTGAAGAAAGGTATGTCCAACATTTAG